In the genome of Quercus robur chromosome 3, dhQueRobu3.1, whole genome shotgun sequence, one region contains:
- the LOC126719181 gene encoding uncharacterized protein LOC126719181, with translation MAPIQRCDVLLCSREDTLGILKHMMVWKPDWVASKDILRRMGWSMVEIAMMNSNPPEIEVPLGHFVKMNVLLWNCRGALNADFKRRIFEMAINHHPSIMVITETRVGGDRAAKIIEDLPFDGSIVTETIGYAGGLWLLWKTDDVDVMLLSTTEQEIHATVKVRNSDPIWLISAIYARPRLSKRRILWANLKVVAQLHNLPWLMLGDFNEVLSSEDKFGGNQVNLNRALQFKDCLDVCNMLDLGFVGPKYTWMNRRPISDLILERIDRCFANPSWRVLYPEATVTHLTRTYSDHCPVLIELFGSTLSGQNKPFRFHTMWLLHPGFPNIVQEAWTAGRDLQESIMDFVGKAKHWNYNVFGNLFAKKKRVLARINGIQKALACRPSDFLLNLEKQLIEEYFIILLQEEEYWALKSRLNAAMFGDHNTNFFHVSTLVRRHRNKIRCLKDSLGNWITDEIEIKRHINCGFEKLYTSELCMSPMFSAVTSFSCCFLSAENCLSISSGITDEEIRAALWSLKPFKAPGPDGLHAGFFQRFWPEVGGSICAEVKKVFDTRVVPKFLNETLITLVPKCQNPVSLNNYRPISLCNSVYKIVSKIIVAHIRPFLSNLISPMQTAFVLGHRGADNVIIAQELIYTLDRKKGATGHMAIKLDLEKAYNRLEWSFIHKCRDGSWTPLTASKGNVGISHLLFADDIILFSKVDSKACNAIAEVLEKFCKESGQKISQDKSHIYFSPNVSEEMEEVWEKLGFNETRNIGKYLGFPILHKGANRRQYNDIVERVMNKLLGWKAKFLSFAGRSVLIKSVMAAMPNHVMQGAALPAHICDKLDKINRDFLWSSTSDRQKMHLVGWNKIVQPKEEGGLGIQAARAKNIALLSKLNWRMYHEQDAHWAKIMLKKYCTGPRARASNPDSLPSSPNWRAIKVGFPVFMKGICWGLGDGSRVKIWTDNWIRGESLRELIEGPLNQGDLDHTVADLRHEGIWNWDGFSFVIPEGIKDKIRAIPFRNCDGAGDFIMWKFSKDGEFSVKSAYQVASQEENDGNSFQGSWIWKLDILPKIIHFLWLTFHCSIPVHGVLASKGINCDKRCPLCKCSEETIPHLLRDCNLTREFWRKLEPPPALISTFNDSFEEWLKVNSTSIILHKSKVHWGTMFLFAIWSLWKNRNKVVFENSIPNPNLHKACIHQAREYFYCVSKTCQATREVAIQVWWNKPPEGWFKLNTDGASQGNPGKAGGSGIIRNSHGLWIKGYSRSIDYTTSVVAEWWALRDGLTLAIQLGCQHLEVELDAKVIVELLKSNSTPNRNYSPLLHDCRMLLGQLQQVRVVHVFRETNMCADFLARWGCCMQDDFVIFD, from the exons ATGGCCCCAATTCAGAGGTGCGATGTGCTTCTGTGCAGCAGGGAGGACACCTTGGGTATTCTAAAGCATATGATGGTGTGGAAGCCAGATTGGGTGGCTTCCAAGGACATACTGAGGAGGATGGGATGGAGTATGGTGGAAATAGCCATGATGAACTCTAATCCTCCGGAGATTGAGGTTCCTCTTGGTCATTTTGTGAAGATGAATGTCCTACTGTGGAATTGTAGAGGTGCTCTAAATGCAGACTTCAAGAGAAGAATTTTTGAGATGGCTATTAATCACCACCCCTCGATCATGGTAATCACAGAAACAAGAGTTGGTGGAGATAGGGCTGCTAAAATTATTGAAGATTTACCTTTTGATGGAAGCATAGTTACTGAGACCATTGGCTATGCAGGGGGTTTGTGGCTTTTGTGGAAAACAGATGATGTTGATGTAATGCTCTTGTCTACAACAGAACAGGAGATTCATGCGACTGTTAAGGTGCGTAACTCTGACCCTATCTGGCTTATTTCTGCTATATATGCTAGACCTAGGTTGTCTAAGAGAAGAATTTTATGGGCTAATCTTAAAGTTGTTGCCCAGCTCCATAATTTGCCTTGGCTTATGcttggagattttaatgaagttTTGAGTAGCGAAGATAAATTTGGAGGGAATCAGGTGAATTTAAATAGGGCTCTCCAATTTAAAGATTGTTTGGATGTTTGTAACATGTTGGACCTAGGGTTTGTTGGGCCTAAATATACTTGGATGAATCGTAGGCCCATTTCCGATCTTATTCTTGAGAGAATTGATAGGTGTTTTGCCAACCCTTCGTGGAGAGTCCTTTATCCTGAAGCTACAGTGACTCATTTGACTAGGACCTATTCGGATCACTGTCCAGTTTTAATTGAACTATTTGGATCTACCCTTTCTGGTCAAAACAAACCTTTTCGTTTCCACACTATGTGGCTCCTACATCCTGGGTTCCCAAATATTGTTCAGGAGGCTTGGACTGCGGGCAGAGATCTTCAAGAATCTATTATGGATTTTGTTGGTAAAGCCAAGCATTGGAACTATAATGTCTTTGGAAATTTATttgctaaaaagaaaagagtattGGCCAGAATTAATGGTATCCAAAAAGCTTTGGCGTGCAGACCAAGTGACTTCCTCTTGAACTTGGAGAAACAACTCATTGAGgagtattttataattttactcCAGGAAGAGGAATATTGGGCACTTAAGTCAAGATTGAATGCAGCCATGTTCGGAGAccataatacaaattttttccATGTCTCCACACTGGTTAGGCGGCACAGGAATAAAATCCGTTGTTTAAAGGATTCCTTGGGGAACTGGATCACAGATGAGATTGAGATAAAGAGACATATAAATTGTGGTTTTGAAAAGCTTTACACTTCAGAGCTTTGTATGTCTCCCATGTTTTCAGCAGTCACTTCTTTTTCGTGTTGTTTTCTATCTGCTGAGAATTGCTTGAGTATTAGTAGTGGTATCACTGATGAAGAAATCAGAGCTGCACTATGGTCTCTAAAGCCATTTAAAGCTCCTGGGCCTGATGGCCTTCATGCGGGATTCTTTCAACGCTTTTGGCCAGAAGTGGGCGGCTCTATTTGCGCAGAAGTTAAGAAAGTTTTTGATACAAGGGTAGTTCCTAAATTCCTTAATGAGACATTGATTACGCTTGTGCCCAAATGCCAAAATCCAGTTTCATTAAATAACTATAGGCCTATCAGTCTGTGTAACTCCGTATACAAGATTGTCTCAAAAATCATTGTGGCACACATTCGTCCCTTTCTAAGCAATCTGATATCTCCTATGCAGACTGCTTTTGTGCTTGGGCATAGAGGAGCAGATAATGTTATCATTGCTCAGGAGCTTATTTACACACTGGATAGGAAAAAAGGGGCAACGGGTCATATGGCAATTAAACTAGACCTGGAGAAAGCCTATAACAGACTTGAGTGGAGTTTTATTCACAAG TGTAGGGATGGCTCTTGGACTCCTTTGACAGCTTCTAAGGGTAATGTGGGAATATCCCATTTATTATTTGCAGATGATATAATTCTGTTCAGTAAAGTGGACTCTAAGGCATGTAATGCCATTGCTGAAGTTTTGGAGAAGTTCTGTAAGGAGTCTGGACAGAAAATCAGTCAAGATAAGTCTCATATCTACTTCTCTCCTAATGTTAGTGAGGAGATGGAGGAGGTATGGGAGAAATTGGGGTTCAATGAAACTCGAAATATAGGAAAATATCTTGGATTTCCTATTCTCCACAAGGGCGCAAATCGGAGGCAATATAATGATATTGTGGAGAGAGTTATGAATAAACTGTTAGGGTGGAAAGCAAAATTCTTATCCTTTGCAGGTCGATCTGTTTTGATCAAGTCTGTCATGGCTGCCATGCCTAATCATGTGATGCAAGGTGCTGCCCTTCCAGCTCATATTTGTGATAAGCTGGATAAAATTAATAGAGATTTTTTATGGAGCTCCACTAGTGATAGGCAGAAGATGCATCTGGTGGGTTGGAATAAAATTGTTCAACCTAAGGAAGAAGGAGGACTGGGGATCCAAGCAGCTAGAGCAAAGAATATTGCTTTGCTTTCAAAATTAAACTGGAGGATGTATCATGAACAGGATGCTCATTGGGCCAAAattatgctaaaaaaatattgtactgGTCCGAGAGCTAGAGCAAGTAATCCGGATAGTCTCCCTTCTTCTCCCAATTGGAGAGCAATTAAAGTGGGGTTTCCTGTATTTATGAAAGGTATTTGTTGGGGTTTGGGAGATGGGTCGAGAGTGAAAATTTGGACAGATAACTGGATAAGGGGTGAGTCCTTAAGAGAGTTAATTGAGGGCCCCCTTAATCAAGGTGATCTTGACCATACAGTTGCAGATTTGAGGCATGAAGGAATATGGAATTGGGATGGTTTTTCGTTTGTTATTCCTGAAGGcattaaagataaaattagAGCCATCCCATTTCGGAATTGTGATGGGGCAGGTGACTTTATAATGTGGAAGTTTTCAAAAGATGGGGAATTCTCTGTAAAATCTGCCTATCAAGTGGCTAGTCAGGAGGAAAATGATGGAAATTCATTTCAAGGTTCTTGGATTTGGAAATTggatattttacccaaaatcaTACATTTCCTATGGCTGACTTTTCATTGTAGCATACCTGTACATGGTGTTTTGGCTTCAAAAGGGATAAATTGTGATAAGCGTTGTCCCCTGTGTAAATGTAGTGAGGAAACTATTCCTCATCTGTTACGGGACTGTAATCTAACCCGTGAATTTTGGAGGAAGTTGGAACCACCACCAGCCCTTATTAGCACCTTTAATGATAGTTTTGAGGAGTGGTTGAAAGTTAACAGTACGAGTATTATTTTGCACAAATCCAAAGTGCATTGGGGTACTATGTTTCTTTTTGCTATTTGGTCTTTATGGAAGAACAGAAACAAGGTTGTATTTGAAAATTCTATTCCTAATCCTAATCTTCATAAGGCTTGTATCCACCAGGCAAgagaatatttttattgtgtaaGCAAAACTTGTCAGGCAACCAGGGAAGTTGCTATCCAGGTTTGGTGGAATAAACCACCTGAAGGGTGGTTTAAACTCAACACTGATGGGGCATCTCAAGGAAATCCTGGAAAGGCAGGGGGCAGTGGAATCATTAGAAATAGCCATGGATTGTGGATTAAAGGGTATTCAAGGTCAATAGATTATACTACCAGTGTTGTTGCTGAATGGTGGGCTTTAAGGGATGGTCTTACTTTAGCTATCCAGTTAGGATGCCAGCATTTGGAGGTTGAATTAGATGCCAAGGTGATTGTGGAGCTTTTGAAGTCTAACAGTACTCCTAATAGAAATTATTCTCCTCTTTTGCATGATTGCAGGATGTTGTTAGGCCAACTGCAGCAAGTCAGAGTTGTGCACGTGTTTAGAGAGACCAACATGTGTGCAGATTTTTTGGCTAGATGGGGCTGTTGTATGCAAGatgattttgtcatttttgattAG
- the LOC126719182 gene encoding uncharacterized protein LOC126719182, with the protein MEAEYALTQRSSEEEDELHRSVKKFKDSHGSRSLSQPRLPVSYKDTLVGDIPGAYQQAFQVDKIWEDSYDSDSELEPLVEGMAEVTLSKETKARIRAPWVKALIVKVYGKSVGFNYLTFKINALWKPIARMDCVNLGKDYFLIRFSNDEDYDKVLHGGPWFVGGHFLAIKPWEPYFKASEDKLTSVAVWVRFPELPIEFYDISVLKEIGSVIGPVLRIDSYTASETRGSYVRLCIQVNLDKPLIKSIRIGRLVQQVLYEGISTLCFCCGRLGHKQENCCYRIKPVTRDGEEPTSPKPVNHSDNAQSEMNYGPWMVVSRKRSPVKSEEGMGLLKLVLLQVMI; encoded by the coding sequence ATGGAAGCTGAGTACGCCCTGACCCAACGATCAAGCGAAGAGGAGGATGAGCTGCACCGTAGTGTAAAGAAGTTTAAAGATAGCCATGGATCAAGAAGCCTGTCTCAACCGAGACTGCCTGTCAGCTATAAGGACACCCTTGTGGGTGATATCCCTGGAGCTTATCAGCAGGCCTTCCAGGTAGATAAAATCTGGGAGGACAGCTATGATTCAGATTCAGAACTAGAGCCTTTAGTTGAGGGGATGGCAGAGGTCACGCTATCAAAAGAAACTAAGGCACGTATTAGAGCTCCATGGGTGAAGGCTTTGATCGTGAAAGTGTATGGTAAGTCTGTGGGTTTTAATTACCTTACTTTCAAAATCAATGCCTTATGGAAGCCTATAGCTAGAATGGATTGTGTCAATTTGGGAAAAGACTATTTTTTAATCCGGTTTAGTAATGATGAGGATTATGATAAGGTGTTGCATGGTGGACCTTGGTTTGTAGGGGGACACTTCCTTGCTATTAAACCTTGGGAGCCATATTTCAAAGCTTCTGAGGATAAGCTTACCTCAGTAGCAGTGTGGGTGAGGTTTCCTGAACTTCCAATTGAGTTTTATGATATCTCTGTTCTCAAAGAAATAGGAAGTGTGATTGGCCCGGTTTTACGCATAGACTCTTATACTGCATCTGAGACTCGTGGCAGTTATGTGAGGCTTTGCATCCAAGTTAATTTAGATAAGCCTCTTATTAAGTCAATCCGAATAGGCAGATTAGTTCAGCAAGTGTTGTATGAAGGCATATCcactctttgtttttgttgtggaAGACTGGGACATAAGCAGGAGAATTGTTGTTACCGCATCAAGCCTGTGACTAGAGATGGTGAGGAACCTACCTCTCCTAAACCTGTCAATCACTCGGACAATGCCCAGTCCGAAATGAACTATGGGCCTTGGATGGTTGTGTCTAGGAAAAGAAGCCCGGTTAAGTCTGAAGAGGGCATGGGTCTACTAAAATTAGTACTTCTACAGGTAATGATTTGA